The sequence GAGGCTCACCGCTTCGAGATCAAGCTGCTCACCGAGGACGGCAAGGAGCACGCCGTCGGCCTGCGCATGGGCGAGGACGGCAAGCCGGTCCCGGTCCACGGCGTGGGCGGCGAGTTCACGCTCGGCCGTCCCCCGCACCTCGTCGACGGCGACGAGCAGGTCGCCCCGTTCGCGTTCCCGTTCGACGGGCTGCGCTTCAACGAGGCCGGCATGTTCTCGTGGGTCATCTCGATCGACGGCGAGGAGGCAGCACGCCTGCCGATGCGCGTGC comes from Demequina sp. NBRC 110054 and encodes:
- a CDS encoding DUF6941 family protein, which translates into the protein MRVNSFLCDSAEVVQGKIYALGAGWNVINVRAFPAVHRRLTVAATVHVPFTSTNEAHRFEIKLLTEDGKEHAVGLRMGEDGKPVPVHGVGGEFTLGRPPHLVDGDEQVAPFAFPFDGLRFNEAGMFSWVISIDGEEAARLPMRVQQAQQQA